The following are encoded in a window of Roseimaritima ulvae genomic DNA:
- a CDS encoding DUF1553 domain-containing protein → MKMHALHAHRLICSLPLRCAAPLLGFVASLLGLCLPAVAVGQDDQAQLLLSDRCNLCHGPDAGSREADLRLDTAEGVFAESGSGEHDYIVVPGKLEESELMRRILTDDPSEKMPPPESNLQLSADEIETLRTWIADGAKWQTHWSFRPIQSPPIPPLPELAEAADSTPRRSRNPVDRFIAARLPQQGLTPTAPADRATLLRRLSYDLTGLPPSPEEVAAFLADDSPLAYQRQVDRLLASPRLGERLAVPWMDAARYADTYGYQSDVYREMWPWRDWVIDAFNASMPYDEFLVQQIAGDLIESPTRDSILATAFNRHHRQTNEGGSIEEEFHIEYVADRVNTLGTAVLGLTLECSRCHDHKYDPVSQQDYYQFFAFFNNIDEFGLYSHFTNAVPTPTLWLPTEQQTQQLDAAKAALQTALEQQRRVRQESHTRFETWLDDKHAEVADETLNTDLLADYRFDAADKNVIANQVEGGKPGTLATGAKLSDSDRQTGSPNAAGKHLSLTGEDSFKTPVGGDLSRDDPFTVAAWLKVDHRHERAVVWHRSRAWTDAGSRGIELLIEEGRLSAAVIHFWPGNAIRVVADDPLPVDRWAHVTVRYDGSSMAAGLQIFVDGTAVATTTIRDCLDRTANGGGVNEIAVGARFRDRGLAGGEVDELRIYGRDLSELEISALLDARRVSTTMAAAKDGDDAARAALWQLYCSAIDPECRQAAEQVQAARKKRSGIVDKIREVMVMEEMPEVRETFLLTRGAYDAPAERVEPTTPAFLPPMQDDWPQNRLGLAKWLVDRRNPLTARVAANRIWASLMGRGLVSTAEDFGRQGELPSHPQLLDWMAAQLHDYQWDVKRLMRTILLSHTYQQSSVADPESREIDPENRWYARGAARRLSVEMIRDGGLHAAGLLDNRIGGPPVKPYQPEGLWKEKSGAAYKRDVGVGSHRRSMYTIWKRTSPPPSMLIFDAPDREICVAKRQLTQTPLQALVLLNDEQAVESARGCAARALRDFDPQAADRDRAIVDRLCLLLLGRSADAREGEILHDVLQQQRAEFAANEAAAKEFLAVGDYQSSDGFEPIEFAAVTTLAQAIMNYAPCVRQN, encoded by the coding sequence ATGAAAATGCACGCCCTTCACGCACATCGGTTGATTTGTTCCCTACCTCTTCGCTGCGCTGCCCCCCTGCTGGGATTTGTTGCTTCGCTGCTGGGGCTCTGCCTGCCGGCAGTCGCGGTCGGCCAGGACGATCAGGCTCAGCTCTTGCTCTCGGATCGCTGCAATTTGTGCCACGGCCCCGATGCCGGTAGTCGCGAAGCTGATTTGCGGTTGGATACAGCGGAGGGCGTGTTCGCCGAATCTGGCTCTGGCGAACACGATTACATCGTCGTGCCGGGCAAGCTCGAGGAAAGCGAATTGATGCGGCGGATCCTAACCGATGATCCCTCGGAGAAAATGCCGCCGCCCGAATCCAATTTGCAACTGTCCGCGGACGAAATCGAAACCCTGCGAACCTGGATCGCCGACGGTGCCAAGTGGCAGACGCATTGGTCGTTCCGGCCGATCCAGTCGCCACCGATTCCGCCTCTGCCAGAGCTCGCCGAAGCGGCCGACAGCACGCCGCGGCGGTCCCGCAATCCGGTCGACCGCTTCATCGCCGCCCGCTTGCCGCAACAGGGCCTGACGCCCACCGCGCCGGCTGACCGTGCCACGTTGCTGCGGCGGTTGAGCTACGATCTGACCGGCTTGCCGCCGAGTCCCGAGGAAGTGGCGGCGTTCTTGGCCGACGATTCACCGCTGGCCTATCAGCGTCAAGTCGATCGGCTGTTGGCTTCGCCGCGGTTGGGCGAACGTCTGGCCGTGCCCTGGATGGACGCCGCTCGGTATGCCGACACCTACGGCTATCAGTCCGACGTGTATCGCGAAATGTGGCCCTGGCGTGATTGGGTGATCGACGCTTTCAACGCTTCGATGCCCTACGACGAATTCCTGGTCCAACAGATCGCCGGCGACTTGATCGAATCTCCCACCCGCGATTCGATATTGGCCACGGCCTTCAACCGGCATCATCGCCAAACCAACGAAGGCGGCAGCATTGAAGAAGAGTTCCACATCGAGTATGTCGCCGATCGTGTTAACACGCTGGGCACCGCGGTGCTCGGCTTAACTCTGGAATGCTCACGCTGCCACGACCACAAATACGATCCTGTCTCGCAACAGGACTACTACCAGTTCTTCGCGTTCTTTAACAACATCGACGAATTTGGTTTGTATTCGCACTTCACCAATGCCGTCCCCACACCCACGCTGTGGCTGCCCACCGAGCAGCAAACTCAGCAGTTGGACGCGGCCAAGGCAGCCCTGCAGACGGCTCTCGAACAACAGCGCCGCGTACGCCAAGAGTCGCACACACGGTTTGAAACCTGGTTGGACGATAAACACGCTGAAGTCGCCGACGAGACGCTTAATACTGACCTGTTGGCCGACTACCGTTTCGACGCCGCGGACAAAAACGTGATTGCCAACCAAGTCGAAGGCGGCAAACCGGGAACCTTGGCCACCGGAGCCAAACTGAGCGATAGCGATCGGCAAACCGGCTCGCCAAACGCTGCAGGCAAACACCTCTCGCTGACCGGTGAGGATAGTTTTAAAACCCCCGTCGGCGGCGACCTCTCACGTGACGATCCCTTTACCGTCGCGGCTTGGTTGAAAGTCGACCACCGACACGAGCGAGCGGTCGTGTGGCATCGCAGTCGAGCTTGGACCGATGCGGGCAGTCGCGGCATTGAGTTGCTGATCGAAGAGGGCCGGCTGAGCGCGGCGGTGATTCACTTTTGGCCCGGCAATGCCATCCGCGTGGTCGCCGACGATCCCTTGCCGGTCGATCGTTGGGCCCATGTGACCGTCCGCTACGACGGCAGCAGCATGGCCGCAGGCCTGCAGATTTTTGTGGACGGAACCGCCGTGGCCACCACCACAATTCGCGATTGTCTGGATCGCACGGCCAACGGTGGCGGCGTCAATGAGATCGCCGTGGGAGCTCGCTTCCGCGACCGCGGCCTGGCCGGTGGCGAAGTCGATGAGCTGCGGATTTATGGGCGCGATCTGTCGGAATTGGAGATTTCCGCTCTGTTGGATGCACGGCGGGTCTCGACAACAATGGCGGCGGCGAAGGATGGTGACGACGCGGCTCGAGCGGCGCTGTGGCAGCTGTATTGTTCGGCCATCGATCCCGAATGTCGTCAAGCCGCCGAGCAGGTGCAAGCGGCACGCAAGAAACGCAGCGGCATCGTGGACAAAATTCGCGAAGTCATGGTGATGGAGGAAATGCCGGAAGTTCGCGAGACGTTTCTGCTCACTCGCGGTGCCTACGACGCGCCGGCCGAGCGTGTGGAACCGACGACCCCCGCGTTCCTGCCGCCGATGCAGGACGATTGGCCGCAGAACCGGCTGGGCTTGGCCAAATGGCTGGTCGATCGCCGCAATCCGTTAACCGCTCGCGTCGCCGCCAACCGCATCTGGGCAAGTTTGATGGGCCGCGGTCTGGTCTCCACCGCCGAAGACTTTGGACGCCAGGGCGAACTGCCCTCGCACCCGCAACTGCTCGATTGGATGGCCGCTCAATTGCATGATTATCAATGGGACGTCAAACGCTTGATGCGAACTATTTTGCTTTCCCACACCTATCAGCAATCTTCCGTCGCCGACCCCGAAAGTCGTGAAATCGATCCCGAAAACCGCTGGTATGCTCGCGGGGCGGCGCGGCGTCTTTCGGTGGAAATGATTCGCGATGGCGGTTTGCATGCGGCCGGTTTGTTGGACAATCGTATCGGCGGCCCCCCCGTCAAACCCTACCAGCCGGAAGGCTTGTGGAAGGAGAAAAGCGGTGCCGCGTACAAACGCGATGTCGGCGTGGGCAGCCACCGCCGTAGTATGTACACGATCTGGAAACGTACCTCGCCGCCGCCGTCGATGCTGATCTTCGACGCTCCGGACCGCGAGATCTGTGTAGCCAAACGGCAACTCACGCAAACTCCGCTGCAAGCTTTGGTGTTGCTGAATGACGAGCAAGCGGTTGAATCGGCGCGAGGCTGCGCTGCACGCGCGCTGCGGGATTTCGATCCACAAGCCGCCGATCGAGATCGGGCGATTGTCGATCGCTTGTGCCTGCTGCTATTGGGCCGATCGGCGGATGCACGCGAAGGCGAGATCTTGCACGATGTGTTGCAGCAGCAACGGGCGGAGTTCGCGGCCAACGAAGCCGCCGCAAAAGAATTTTTAGCCGTGGGCGATTACCAATCCAGCGACGGGTTTGAGCCGATCGAGTTTGCGGCCGTGACCACCCTGGCTCAGGCGATTATGAACTACGCACCCTGTGTGAGGCAGAACTGA
- a CDS encoding polyhydroxyalkanoic acid system family protein, translating into MPAFKAAVPHHLSAEEAKQRVDSLMQSIDQKYPGMVTNLNSEWNGNVLSLAFTVYGFNIKSNMKVEDKKVDIDGNIPLAALPFKGRIQETISEKLKELLA; encoded by the coding sequence ATGCCCGCTTTTAAAGCCGCCGTCCCGCACCACTTGAGTGCCGAAGAAGCCAAGCAACGCGTCGATTCGCTGATGCAATCGATCGACCAAAAGTACCCCGGCATGGTTACCAACTTGAACAGCGAGTGGAACGGCAACGTGTTGTCATTGGCCTTCACCGTGTACGGCTTTAACATCAAATCCAACATGAAGGTGGAAGATAAAAAAGTCGACATCGACGGCAACATCCCGCTGGCCGCCCTGCCCTTCAAAGGCAGGATCCAAGAAACCATCAGCGAAAAACTAAAAGAGCTGCTGGCGTAA
- a CDS encoding DUF1501 domain-containing protein, producing MDNQPTPMQRLNRRHFFGRSSLGLGTAALATLLAEDAAAASSAGVLGELHHPPKAKRMISLFMSGGPSQMELFDHKPVLNELNGTELPDSVRKGQRLTGMSGNQSSLPVAGSLFKFARHGKSGTEVSELLPHTAKIVDDVCVVRSMFTEAINHDPAITFMQTGSQIAGRPSLGAWLSYGLGSESQQLPAFCVMISKNASGQPLYSRLWGSGFLPSTHQGVQFRAGRDPVLYLSNPPGVSAQSRRKLLDGLAELHESLYEQTLDPAVESRIAQYEMAYRMQSSVPEVADLSDEPQSTFDLYGEDAKQPGTFAANCLMARRLVERGVRFVQLFHQGWDQHGGLPGGIRKQCKNTDQASAALVSDLKQRGMLEDTLVAWGGEFGRTAYSQGALTATNYGRDHHPRCYSMWFAGGGVRPGTVYGATDDFSYNITENPVHVHDLNATLLHLLGVDHTRLTYRHQGRRYRLTDVEGELVEGILA from the coding sequence ATGGATAACCAACCGACTCCGATGCAACGGCTGAATCGCCGTCACTTCTTCGGACGCAGCAGTCTGGGGCTGGGGACCGCGGCTCTGGCCACGCTGTTGGCCGAGGACGCCGCTGCCGCCAGTTCCGCCGGAGTGCTGGGCGAGCTGCATCATCCGCCCAAAGCCAAACGCATGATCTCGTTGTTCATGAGCGGCGGGCCATCGCAGATGGAACTGTTCGATCACAAACCGGTGCTGAATGAATTAAACGGCACCGAACTGCCCGATTCGGTTCGCAAAGGCCAGCGTCTGACCGGGATGTCGGGCAACCAATCCAGTCTGCCGGTGGCCGGTTCGCTGTTCAAATTCGCGCGTCATGGCAAGTCGGGGACGGAGGTCAGTGAGCTGTTGCCGCACACGGCTAAAATCGTGGACGATGTGTGTGTGGTGCGTTCGATGTTTACCGAAGCGATCAATCACGACCCGGCGATCACGTTCATGCAAACGGGTTCGCAGATCGCCGGCCGGCCCTCGTTAGGGGCTTGGTTGAGCTATGGGCTGGGCAGCGAATCACAACAACTGCCCGCGTTCTGTGTGATGATTTCCAAGAACGCCAGCGGCCAACCGCTGTACTCGCGATTGTGGGGCAGCGGTTTCCTGCCCAGCACGCACCAGGGCGTGCAGTTTCGCGCCGGCCGCGATCCGGTGTTGTACCTGAGCAATCCGCCGGGCGTATCGGCGCAGTCCCGTCGCAAGCTGCTCGATGGCTTGGCGGAACTACACGAGAGCCTGTATGAACAAACGCTCGATCCGGCTGTGGAAAGCCGTATCGCTCAGTATGAGATGGCGTATCGCATGCAGTCGTCGGTTCCGGAAGTCGCGGATTTGAGCGACGAGCCACAGTCGACGTTTGATCTGTACGGAGAAGACGCCAAGCAACCCGGAACGTTCGCGGCCAATTGTTTGATGGCCCGTCGATTGGTCGAACGTGGCGTGAGGTTTGTGCAACTGTTTCACCAGGGCTGGGACCAACACGGCGGCTTGCCCGGCGGAATTCGCAAGCAGTGCAAGAATACCGATCAAGCCTCCGCGGCATTGGTGAGCGACCTCAAGCAACGCGGCATGTTGGAAGACACGCTTGTGGCTTGGGGCGGCGAATTCGGGCGGACGGCGTACAGCCAAGGCGCGTTGACGGCCACCAACTATGGCCGCGACCATCATCCACGCTGTTATAGCATGTGGTTCGCCGGCGGCGGCGTACGGCCGGGCACCGTGTACGGAGCCACCGATGACTTTAGTTACAACATTACGGAAAACCCCGTCCACGTGCACGACTTAAACGCCACGCTGCTGCATCTGCTGGGCGTCGACCATACCCGCCTGACCTACCGGCACCAAGGCCGTCGCTACCGACTGACCGACGTGGAAGGCGAATTGGTCGAAGGCATATTGGCGTAG
- the leuS gene encoding leucine--tRNA ligase, giving the protein MPRYKPAEIEPRWQTFWEQNRTFATPDKPAAAKRYVLDMFPYPSGEGLHVGHPEGYTATDIVSRFARMRGEAVLHPMGFDAFGLPAEEHAIKTGEHPRIQTERNISEFTRQLKMLGFSYDWDRVVSTTDPGYVRWTQWIFIVLYDTWFDPEQNRGRPISELPIPADIDADDEAAVEAYRAQWRLAYETEAPVNWCDALGTVLANEEVIDGKSERGGHPVRRLPLRQWMLRITAYAERLLSGLDDLNWPAGIKTLQQDWIGRSTGAEVDFYIGPADEFEAWKQQRSQQGFSDEPTADALRVYTTRPDTLYGATYMVVAPEHPAVSRLTTDEAAAAVKEYCEKAAFKSERERTQGDKQKTGVFSGSYATNPVNGAQVPVWIADYVMASYGTGAIMAVPAHDERDFEFAQQFDIPVIPVVDPPADMQGRDEVLAGKACFAGTGRAINSDAYTGQETDQVKAAITESLEADGLGKSAVNYKLRDWLFSRQRFWGEPFPILHEIDEDGQQTGLKRPVPIESLPVPLPELDDFRPHGRPEPMLEKASDDWAIVELDGRRYKRETNTMPQWAGSCWYFLRYIDPANEQCLIDPEKEKAWMPVDLYVGGAEHAVLHLLYSRFWHKVLHDRGHVSSDEPFQRLINQGMILGEAELTTYQTEAGQFVSPADVRRGEEGLTTADGTAVVATSVQEEDVVKKGDALVLKSDADVRVDSRSFKMSKSRGNVVNPDVVVKDYGADSLRLYEMFMGPLEATKPWNMAGVGGVRNFLDRAWRMVVDQDAEEIRVVDELVDTPCDEAQARVLHKTIRSVTEDIESLSFNTAIARMMEFVNFFTRQKQRPREAVQSFVLLLSPFAPHIAEELWSILGNPNTLAYEPWPQWDEAALVESTVEIPIQVNGKIRTKLTVAADISKDDLQQQALEQERIQDAIDGKQVVKTIVVPGRLVNFVVK; this is encoded by the coding sequence ATGCCTCGCTATAAACCCGCCGAAATTGAACCCCGCTGGCAGACGTTCTGGGAGCAGAATCGCACCTTTGCGACTCCCGACAAACCGGCCGCGGCCAAACGGTACGTGCTGGACATGTTTCCCTACCCCAGCGGCGAAGGCTTGCACGTCGGCCACCCCGAAGGCTACACGGCTACCGATATCGTTTCCCGTTTTGCTCGCATGCGGGGCGAAGCGGTGCTGCATCCGATGGGCTTCGACGCTTTTGGGTTGCCGGCCGAAGAACACGCGATCAAAACCGGCGAACACCCGCGAATTCAGACCGAACGGAATATCTCCGAATTCACACGCCAGCTGAAAATGCTGGGGTTCAGCTATGACTGGGACCGCGTCGTGTCGACGACCGACCCGGGCTACGTGCGTTGGACCCAGTGGATTTTTATCGTCCTCTACGACACTTGGTTCGACCCCGAACAAAATCGCGGTCGCCCGATCAGCGAATTGCCGATTCCCGCCGACATCGATGCCGATGACGAAGCGGCCGTGGAAGCCTATCGAGCTCAGTGGCGGTTGGCTTACGAAACCGAAGCTCCGGTCAACTGGTGCGACGCCCTGGGCACCGTGTTGGCCAATGAAGAAGTCATCGATGGCAAAAGCGAACGCGGCGGGCACCCCGTACGCCGCCTTCCCCTGCGGCAGTGGATGCTGCGGATCACGGCCTACGCTGAACGCCTGTTGTCCGGCTTGGACGATTTGAACTGGCCGGCCGGCATCAAGACTTTGCAACAGGACTGGATCGGTCGCAGCACCGGCGCCGAAGTCGATTTCTATATCGGACCGGCCGACGAATTTGAAGCCTGGAAACAGCAACGCAGCCAACAAGGTTTTTCGGACGAACCCACCGCCGACGCCCTGCGGGTCTATACGACTCGGCCCGATACGCTGTACGGAGCGACCTATATGGTGGTCGCTCCGGAACATCCGGCCGTATCGCGGTTGACGACCGACGAGGCCGCCGCGGCGGTGAAGGAGTACTGCGAAAAGGCGGCCTTCAAAAGCGAACGCGAACGCACGCAAGGCGACAAACAGAAAACCGGTGTATTCAGCGGCAGCTACGCCACCAACCCGGTCAACGGAGCTCAGGTGCCCGTCTGGATCGCCGACTACGTGATGGCCAGCTACGGCACCGGGGCGATCATGGCGGTTCCCGCGCACGACGAACGCGACTTCGAATTCGCTCAGCAATTCGATATTCCGGTGATCCCCGTCGTCGATCCACCCGCAGACATGCAAGGCCGCGACGAGGTGCTGGCCGGCAAAGCTTGTTTTGCCGGTACGGGACGAGCGATCAACAGCGACGCCTACACGGGACAGGAAACGGATCAGGTTAAAGCCGCGATTACCGAATCACTGGAAGCCGACGGGCTGGGCAAGTCGGCGGTCAACTACAAGTTGCGTGACTGGTTGTTCAGCCGCCAACGGTTCTGGGGCGAACCCTTCCCGATCCTGCACGAGATCGACGAAGACGGCCAGCAGACCGGATTGAAACGTCCGGTGCCAATCGAATCGTTGCCCGTGCCCTTGCCCGAACTGGACGACTTCCGGCCTCACGGCCGACCCGAACCGATGCTGGAAAAAGCCTCGGACGACTGGGCGATCGTGGAACTGGATGGCCGGCGTTACAAACGCGAAACCAACACCATGCCGCAGTGGGCCGGTTCCTGCTGGTACTTCTTGCGGTACATCGATCCGGCCAATGAGCAGTGCTTGATCGACCCGGAAAAAGAAAAGGCCTGGATGCCAGTCGACCTGTACGTGGGCGGTGCCGAACACGCGGTATTGCATCTGCTGTATTCGCGGTTCTGGCACAAGGTGCTGCACGACCGCGGCCACGTCAGCAGCGACGAACCGTTCCAGCGACTGATCAACCAAGGCATGATCCTGGGCGAAGCCGAATTGACGACCTACCAGACCGAAGCCGGTCAGTTTGTGTCGCCGGCCGATGTGCGACGCGGCGAAGAGGGTTTGACGACCGCCGATGGCACTGCCGTGGTAGCGACATCCGTGCAAGAAGAAGACGTGGTCAAAAAGGGCGACGCTTTGGTCTTGAAGAGTGACGCCGACGTTCGCGTTGATAGTCGCTCCTTCAAAATGTCCAAAAGTCGCGGCAATGTGGTGAATCCCGACGTGGTCGTAAAGGACTACGGCGCCGACAGTCTGCGGCTGTACGAAATGTTCATGGGACCGCTGGAAGCCACCAAGCCGTGGAACATGGCAGGTGTGGGCGGCGTGCGGAATTTCTTGGATCGAGCTTGGCGAATGGTGGTCGATCAAGACGCTGAAGAGATTCGGGTGGTCGACGAACTGGTCGATACGCCCTGCGATGAAGCTCAGGCCCGCGTGCTGCACAAAACCATCCGCAGCGTTACCGAAGACATCGAATCGCTGAGCTTCAACACGGCGATCGCGCGGATGATGGAGTTCGTGAATTTCTTCACCCGTCAGAAACAACGCCCGCGTGAAGCCGTCCAGAGCTTTGTGCTGTTGCTGTCGCCGTTTGCGCCGCATATCGCCGAAGAGCTGTGGAGCATTTTGGGCAACCCCAACACGCTGGCTTACGAACCCTGGCCGCAATGGGACGAAGCGGCATTGGTGGAATCGACCGTGGAAATTCCCATCCAGGTCAATGGCAAGATCCGCACCAAGTTGACGGTCGCCGCCGACATCAGCAAAGACGATTTGCAGCAACAGGCTCTGGAACAGGAACGTATTCAGGATGCCATCGACGGTAAGCAAGTGGTCAAGACCATCGTGGTCCCCGGCCGCTTGGTGAACTTCGTCGTCAAATAA
- a CDS encoding PQQ-binding-like beta-propeller repeat protein gives MTLFSILLLATLPVSADAWPAFLGARAPPLAADALPLQWSPTESVAWQATLPGHGQSSPVIWGGRVFTTSVDGPNGEGRFLIGASPGRNGENAGSAADSNCLLEVTRDGQSWTAERKWVAQGAMPSWASPIVHRGLAYWINRAGVVFCFDALTGEKLFAKRIAQPCWATPIAAGDRIYFFGQQGTVTVLAASREFEVLAENQSWSDEILPAEPPLAEEESEQRRRAAAMFARPTLYGAAVAKGTIVMRVGNCLIAVRR, from the coding sequence ATGACCTTGTTTTCCATTTTGTTACTCGCCACGCTACCGGTCAGCGCGGACGCCTGGCCGGCTTTCTTAGGTGCCAGAGCCCCGCCGCTGGCGGCGGATGCTTTACCGCTGCAGTGGTCGCCCACCGAAAGCGTGGCTTGGCAGGCAACGCTGCCCGGACACGGACAGTCCAGTCCCGTGATCTGGGGCGGACGCGTGTTTACCACCAGCGTGGACGGGCCCAACGGCGAAGGTCGCTTCCTGATCGGTGCCTCGCCGGGCCGCAACGGTGAGAACGCCGGTTCGGCCGCGGACTCGAACTGCTTGCTGGAAGTCACGCGTGATGGGCAGAGTTGGACGGCCGAGCGAAAGTGGGTCGCCCAGGGTGCGATGCCCAGTTGGGCCTCACCGATCGTGCACCGAGGATTGGCGTACTGGATCAACCGCGCGGGCGTAGTGTTTTGTTTCGACGCATTGACTGGGGAAAAGCTGTTCGCCAAACGCATCGCACAACCATGCTGGGCCACACCGATCGCCGCCGGGGACCGGATCTATTTCTTCGGGCAACAGGGCACGGTGACGGTGTTGGCCGCCAGCCGCGAGTTTGAAGTGCTGGCGGAGAATCAGTCTTGGTCGGACGAAATCCTGCCGGCCGAGCCCCCCTTGGCGGAAGAGGAATCGGAACAGCGACGCCGTGCCGCGGCGATGTTCGCCCGGCCCACGCTGTACGGAGCCGCCGTCGCCAAAGGCACGATCGTGATGCGAGTCGGAAACTGCCTGATCGCGGTTCGCCGGTAG
- a CDS encoding AAA domain-containing protein, giving the protein MPSASNVSLDRFVSTDAYFDELARWLELEAVAERQRMARRRLIRSQKDVEKTGEALVRMQLVDHQTGLAGRLLLDFARPDGEALPMNRLKVGSPVVVSDNSDASDHGVAGVVSRRKPNTLQVATEKWPEGDWYRIDLSPDETTRRRQLAAMATARTARGHRGRLRDRLLGSQPFRFGDPPPIEFFSSLNPPQQDAVRFAMAAEDVAILHGPPGTGKTTTLAEVIFQAVQQGDRVLACAPSNTAVDNLLERLVAMLPNVLRVGHPARVFEALRGHTLDELVDNDPSTDVIRDMRREVQDLVRAASRGTRGRDAHHRRRELFAEAGQLRGQIRSLERSIIRGVLDRADVICTTTTIDDDLLGDREFDLVVIDEACQCTLPSIWQAVLRAQRLVFAGDHCQLPPTVLSDEAAAAGMRDSLMQRLIQREGDSVFRRLTVQYRMHEAIMNFSSDTFYEGSLIADVSVRSHRLHDLPNVIETPLTTQPIEFIDTAGAEYEEQLEPDGESKLNPKEATLVVRLVRELMEAGVQPAQIGIIAPYAAQVRLLRGRLDIAGLEVDTVDGFQGREKEVVLLTMVRSNDSGEIGFLSDTRRTNVALTRAKRKLIMIGDSATLAHHPFYASLLEYFESQDAYRSVWEFGELA; this is encoded by the coding sequence ATGCCTTCCGCTTCCAACGTCTCTTTAGATCGCTTCGTGTCGACCGACGCTTACTTCGATGAACTGGCTCGGTGGCTGGAGTTGGAAGCCGTTGCCGAACGCCAGCGGATGGCTCGCCGACGTCTGATCCGTTCGCAGAAAGACGTCGAAAAGACGGGCGAGGCGCTGGTGCGAATGCAGTTGGTGGACCACCAAACCGGATTGGCCGGCCGCTTGCTGTTGGACTTTGCCAGGCCCGATGGCGAAGCTTTGCCGATGAACCGCTTGAAAGTCGGTTCGCCGGTGGTGGTCTCGGATAACAGCGACGCGTCGGACCACGGCGTGGCCGGAGTGGTCAGCCGCCGCAAGCCCAACACGCTGCAAGTCGCGACGGAAAAATGGCCCGAAGGCGATTGGTATCGCATCGACCTGTCGCCCGACGAAACCACGCGTCGGCGTCAACTGGCGGCCATGGCCACTGCTCGCACCGCTCGCGGCCACCGCGGGCGGCTTCGTGATCGCTTGTTGGGCAGCCAACCGTTTCGCTTTGGCGATCCGCCCCCGATTGAATTCTTCAGTTCCCTCAATCCGCCCCAACAGGATGCCGTGCGGTTTGCCATGGCAGCCGAAGACGTGGCGATCTTGCATGGACCTCCCGGCACCGGCAAAACCACCACGCTGGCCGAAGTCATCTTTCAAGCTGTCCAACAGGGCGATCGCGTGCTGGCCTGTGCGCCCAGCAACACGGCGGTCGACAATCTGCTGGAACGGTTGGTGGCGATGCTGCCCAACGTGCTGCGGGTCGGGCATCCGGCTCGCGTGTTCGAAGCTCTCCGTGGTCACACTCTGGATGAATTGGTCGACAACGACCCCTCGACCGACGTCATTCGCGACATGCGGCGCGAGGTGCAAGACTTGGTGCGGGCGGCATCCCGGGGCACGCGGGGGCGCGACGCGCATCATCGCCGCCGGGAACTGTTCGCCGAAGCCGGCCAGCTCCGGGGTCAGATTCGTTCCTTGGAACGCTCGATCATTCGCGGGGTACTGGATCGGGCCGACGTGATTTGCACCACCACCACCATCGACGACGACCTGTTGGGCGATCGCGAGTTTGACCTGGTGGTCATCGACGAAGCCTGCCAGTGCACGTTGCCTAGCATTTGGCAAGCCGTATTGCGAGCTCAGCGATTGGTGTTTGCCGGCGACCATTGCCAATTGCCCCCAACGGTGTTGAGTGACGAAGCGGCCGCGGCCGGCATGCGTGATTCTCTGATGCAACGGTTGATTCAGCGCGAAGGCGACTCGGTGTTTCGTCGTTTGACGGTGCAATACCGCATGCACGAAGCCATCATGAACTTTTCATCGGACACGTTTTATGAAGGCAGCCTGATCGCAGACGTGTCGGTCCGTAGCCACCGACTGCACGACTTGCCGAACGTCATCGAAACGCCGCTGACAACTCAGCCGATCGAATTCATCGATACGGCCGGGGCGGAATATGAAGAGCAACTGGAGCCTGATGGCGAGAGCAAACTAAATCCCAAAGAAGCCACATTGGTGGTGCGGTTGGTGCGGGAACTGATGGAAGCCGGAGTGCAACCGGCGCAGATCGGCATCATCGCGCCGTATGCGGCACAGGTTCGCTTGCTACGCGGCCGCTTGGACATCGCGGGACTGGAAGTCGACACGGTCGACGGCTTTCAGGGGCGTGAGAAAGAGGTGGTGTTGTTGACGATGGTCCGCAGCAATGACAGTGGCGAGATCGGGTTCTTATCCGACACCCGACGCACCAACGTGGCCCTGACACGAGCCAAACGCAAGCTGATCATGATCGGCGATAGTGCCACACTGGCCCATCATCCGTTTTACGCCTCGTTGCTGGAGTATTTTGAATCCCAAGACGCCTACCGCAGCGTCTGGGAATTCGGAGAGCTGGCGTAG